The DNA window GGGAAAAATATTTATGAAAATAACATTGATTTATCACAATTGAGAAAAAAAATAGGAATGGTTTTTCAAAAACCCGTTCCCTTCCCGATGTCTATTTACGATAATATTGCATTCGGTGTAAAGTTACACACTTCAAGGAACGGAAGAAAAATGGATGAAATCATTGAAACAGCATTAAAAAGAGCTGCTTTATGGGATGAAGTAAAAGGCGATCTCAACAAGCCAGCGAGTTCCCTTTCTGGTGGACAACAACAACGGTTGTGTATAGCCAGAGCTATCGCCATTGATCCAGAAATAATCCTATTGGATGAGCCTACATCCGCCCTAGATCCTATAGCAACACAAAAAATAGAAAATTTAATTGAACACTTATCTGAAAATTATACTATAATTATTGTTACACATAACCTAGCCCAAGCTATTAGGATTTCAGATTATATGTATTTTATGTTTCAAGGAGAGCTCATAGAATCTGGAAAAACACAAAACATTATAAAGAGCCCGAAAAAACAATTGACAGAAGATTATCTAAATGGTAGAATTAGCTAAAAATAGAATAGATAAACGTACAACGAAAAGTACATTAGGGAGTGAAATAAATGGACTATACACATTTTGAAACTGAAATGACACGATTATCAAGTGAAATATCCAAGCTTTTAACTATTGTATTAAGATCGTTTGAAAATTCTATTAAAGCGTTAGAAGATAAAAATCTTGAATTAGCTGAAAAAGTCTTAAAAGCAGATGATCAAATAGATGATTTAAACCGTCAAATTGAAGAATCAGTCTATCAAATCGTTGCAAGATTTCGACCTTTAGCCAAAGATTTGCGATACGCCGTAACAATGATAAAGTTTGCAAACAATCTTGAAAGAATAGGGGATCTCTCTTGCAATATAGCTGAAAAAACTAAAACCTATGCACATATTGATTTAAAAGACATAGTTAATAATAAAGAAATAAAAAAGATGTTCGGTATATCTTTAGAGATGATAAAAGACTCATACAAAGCATTTGGAGAAAGAAACATTGAAGAAGCTGTAAAAATTTGGAAAAGAGACGATGAAGTAGACGAACTAGAAAATCAAGTTAGAAAAATAGCTGTGAAAAAATTACAAGATGAAACATTTAACAAAGAACTTGTCATACCATATATATTGTTGGCAAGAGACATTGAAAGAATTGCCGATCACGCTACCAACCTATGTGAAGAAATAGTTTACATAGAAACAGGAGAGGAAATCGAAGACTATCTATAAACGGAGGCTTTCTCATGCCTAAAGTTCTTATTGTTGAAGACGATGAAGATATCAGAGATATATTAAAAACTTATCTTAGTTTAGAAGATTTTGAAATCTTTGAAGCTGGCACTTTATCGCAAATGAGGAATGTTTTGAACAAAGAGTCAAACATTGACTTAATCTTATTAGATTTAATGTTACCTGATGGAGACGCCGTTGATGAATTACCAAAGGTTCGTGCTTTGAATAGAGAAATAGGTATCATAATCATTTCTGCAAAAAATACAGATGGAGAAAAAATTTTAGGAATCGAATCAGGAGCAGACGATTATATTACTAAACCTTTCAATCCTAGAGAAGTTACAGCGAGGGTTAGAGCATTATTAAAAAGAATCAAAAAATCTGAAAATAAAATGGTTTTTGGACCCATGGAAATATATTCAAAAAATTATTCAGTAAGATATGAAGGAAAAAATATTGAATTGACCTCAAAAGAGTTCGAAATACTAGATCTTTTAGCTAGAAATTCAGAAAAAGTCTACACAAGAGAAGAAATTATAGATAAAATTTGGTTTGGAGATGAATTTATTACAGATAGGGTAATAGATGTACACGTAAGTATGATCAGATCAAAAATAGGAAAAAATTGGATTAAAACTATTAGAAACGTTGGATACAAATTCAATAAAAATGCTTATACAGTAGATAACAACGGTGAGAAATAAAGATGAAAAATACTAACTCATTTGACTTTGAGATATTCGATTCTTTGGAAGACGCAGTATTACAGTTAGAAAATAAAACAAATATCCTTAATGTAAATGCAACCGCCAAAACATGGGGATTTGTAAAAAACAAAGAATTATTGAACACTATAAGTTTCAATGAAATCGATCAACTTGCAAAACATATATTGAATAATGAAGACTTTGAAATAGAAACAAATATATA is part of the Petrotoga olearia DSM 13574 genome and encodes:
- a CDS encoding response regulator transcription factor; the encoded protein is MPKVLIVEDDEDIRDILKTYLSLEDFEIFEAGTLSQMRNVLNKESNIDLILLDLMLPDGDAVDELPKVRALNREIGIIIISAKNTDGEKILGIESGADDYITKPFNPREVTARVRALLKRIKKSENKMVFGPMEIYSKNYSVRYEGKNIELTSKEFEILDLLARNSEKVYTREEIIDKIWFGDEFITDRVIDVHVSMIRSKIGKNWIKTIRNVGYKFNKNAYTVDNNGEK
- the phoU gene encoding phosphate signaling complex protein PhoU, yielding MDYTHFETEMTRLSSEISKLLTIVLRSFENSIKALEDKNLELAEKVLKADDQIDDLNRQIEESVYQIVARFRPLAKDLRYAVTMIKFANNLERIGDLSCNIAEKTKTYAHIDLKDIVNNKEIKKMFGISLEMIKDSYKAFGERNIEEAVKIWKRDDEVDELENQVRKIAVKKLQDETFNKELVIPYILLARDIERIADHATNLCEEIVYIETGEEIEDYL
- the pstB gene encoding phosphate ABC transporter ATP-binding protein PstB translates to MSEENEIAIEIKNFNGWYNQKQALKDINMEIKKKKVSAIIGPSGCGKSTLLRSINRINDEIPGYRTKGEIIFEGKNIYENNIDLSQLRKKIGMVFQKPVPFPMSIYDNIAFGVKLHTSRNGRKMDEIIETALKRAALWDEVKGDLNKPASSLSGGQQQRLCIARAIAIDPEIILLDEPTSALDPIATQKIENLIEHLSENYTIIIVTHNLAQAIRISDYMYFMFQGELIESGKTQNIIKSPKKQLTEDYLNGRIS